From Sinorhizobium sp. B11:
CGCGCAGACGCAGGATTTTTTCAAGACTTTGCAGCAACCCGACAAATAGAGGATTGCTTATCACTGGGGCCGGGCAATGTTTGCCGCGTGCATATCCGCCAGATCTGGAACGGATGATCCGCCGTGTCTGCTTCAAGCGCGGTTTCGAAAACCGCCAGTGGCTCGCCGATCGGCTTGAGCTTCACTATTCGAAAATCGCGATCGGACCGCGTCTTGAGCGCGCTAAGGAAGTGCGTATGATCGGTGACGTCGAGGAGAGCGTCGAGAACGGCGAATTCGATCCGAAGAAGCCGCTCAAGAAGTCCGCGCCATACCTGAAGCTGATCGCCCGGTACAACAAGGCCGGCCGCGCGACCTCAGTCGAATGCGCGGCCGGCCTTGTTTTTTAAGCCTTTTCGCCGTCTCAGCTGCCAGGCGTCAACGTCATGGAAGTGCCGGTTGCAGCCACATTGATGCCGAGCTGGCCGGTGACGCTGATGACCTGAAGATGGATCGAGCCGGACGTACCGCCGAAGAGAACGTTGGTGCCGATGCCGCCAACCAGCGTCGCTTCAGCGGTTGCGCCCTGGTAGAGGCCGGCCAACGAGCCGCGATGGTAGCCGGCGGTCGGGGCGAAGACAGCCCAAAGGAGGCGGCCGCGCGTCGTGAAACCAAGGTCGACGCCGAATTTGCGCAATGCGCCGCTATAGTGCTCCGGCGCTTCGGCATTGCTTGTCGGCTGGAAGACGCAATCGATCTGTTTGGAGGAGCCGAGCAGGTAGCCGACGCCGCCGCCGATATCGCAGCTGAGGTAGCCGATCTTTACGCCCCCGCTGACATCCGGTTCGACAGCCGGGCTTGCCCGTACCATGTCCGCGGCGCTGGCGCCCATGGCGAAGGTCTGAAGCAGTGCGGCTGTAGCGATTGTGGTTGCGAGTATCTTTTTCATCTCAATCTCCTATGGATATCGCAGGAAGGATATAGCGTCGGCTTTGTCATAACCAAGGCAGGAAAGTCTTTGCTGTTATTTTGGTTCCAGGAGCTGACTATGCCAAGCTGTCGCGGTCGTCTTTTAGGGAACCCTATTGGCCCGCATCGGTTGTCCAGATGTCCATTTTTCAAGCGATGGAGATTAGGATGAGTAAGACCAATGCAGACGATATCCGCAAGCGAACAGAGCGGCAGGTAGAGAATACCAGTGCCGGAGGACATCTTGGCGGAACTTATTTCGGCCAGCA
This genomic window contains:
- a CDS encoding DUF992 domain-containing protein — encoded protein: MKKILATTIATAALLQTFAMGASAADMVRASPAVEPDVSGGVKIGYLSCDIGGGVGYLLGSSKQIDCVFQPTSNAEAPEHYSGALRKFGVDLGFTTRGRLLWAVFAPTAGYHRGSLAGLYQGATAEATLVGGIGTNVLFGGTSGSIHLQVISVTGQLGINVAATGTSMTLTPGS